From Vibrio splendidus, a single genomic window includes:
- a CDS encoding outer membrane protein transport protein: MKMNKTLLSAAVAVGLLSTSTVTHAAGFQLAEYSATGLGRAYAGEAAMADGADAQWRNPAMLTYLEGTQVSVGGIYVDPNIDIDGTSTSMMGKSTSSNSSDFAHSAVIPNFYVSHKYNEKFALGFAAGTNYGMETDLGKDFGGANHGNEASVTTMELNLNAAYQVLESVSVGGGVRYIMAEGSFGAASTANSLVPLPTGTALKYMEGDDTAWGWQLGTAWQINENNRLGFTYKSEVDLTLEGHAKGVGFDAVAGAIGTPVKSQYNGSMQLALPATAELASFHQLTEKVAIHASVNWTNWSSFKELVADIPEFGPASSQDIKEENWEDNYRFAIGTTYQMTPKLALRSGIAYDTSAVSEEHRTATIPETDRTWLSIGAGYQWSEQLTLDAGFTYILAKDAKMLEDDAASAPFGGDFEGEVTGSIWLVGIQANYRF, encoded by the coding sequence ATGAAAATGAATAAGACTCTTCTATCTGCTGCAGTGGCAGTTGGACTACTTTCGACTTCTACCGTCACTCACGCGGCAGGTTTTCAACTAGCAGAATACTCAGCAACAGGTCTTGGCCGTGCGTACGCTGGTGAAGCTGCAATGGCTGACGGTGCAGACGCACAGTGGCGTAACCCTGCAATGCTGACTTACCTAGAAGGTACTCAAGTTTCTGTTGGTGGTATCTATGTTGATCCAAACATTGATATCGACGGTACTTCTACCTCTATGATGGGTAAGTCTACTTCATCGAACTCTAGCGATTTCGCTCATAGCGCAGTGATCCCAAACTTTTATGTTTCTCATAAGTACAACGAAAAATTTGCGTTGGGCTTTGCTGCTGGCACTAACTACGGCATGGAAACAGACCTAGGCAAAGACTTTGGCGGTGCGAACCATGGTAACGAGGCAAGTGTTACCACAATGGAGCTAAACTTAAACGCGGCATACCAAGTACTTGAGAGTGTATCTGTTGGTGGTGGTGTTCGTTACATCATGGCTGAAGGCAGCTTTGGCGCAGCATCTACCGCGAATTCCCTTGTTCCATTACCAACAGGGACTGCTTTAAAGTACATGGAAGGTGATGACACTGCATGGGGTTGGCAGTTAGGTACTGCGTGGCAAATCAATGAAAACAACCGCCTTGGTTTTACCTACAAATCAGAAGTTGACCTTACACTGGAAGGCCACGCAAAAGGTGTAGGTTTTGATGCCGTAGCCGGCGCTATAGGTACTCCGGTTAAGTCTCAATACAATGGTTCAATGCAACTAGCATTGCCGGCTACTGCCGAACTAGCGAGCTTTCATCAATTAACTGAGAAAGTTGCAATACATGCGAGTGTAAACTGGACGAATTGGAGCAGCTTTAAAGAGTTAGTTGCCGATATCCCTGAGTTTGGACCTGCTAGTTCGCAAGATATAAAAGAAGAAAATTGGGAAGACAACTACCGCTTTGCGATTGGTACAACTTACCAAATGACACCTAAGTTAGCTTTACGTTCTGGTATCGCATACGACACATCAGCAGTAAGCGAAGAGCACCGCACTGCAACTATTCCTGAAACAGACCGTACTTGGTTAAGTATTGGTGCAGGCTACCAATGGTCTGAGCAACTAACTCTAGACGCAGGTTTCACTTACATTTTAGCGAAAGACGCAAAAATGCTTGAAGACGATGCAGCATCAGCACCATTTGGTGGCGACTTCGAAGGTGAAGTGACAGGTAGCATCTGGTTAGTGGGTATCCAAGCTAACTACCGCTTCTAA